A stretch of DNA from Temnothorax longispinosus isolate EJ_2023e chromosome 2, Tlon_JGU_v1, whole genome shotgun sequence:
tatatatatttaggaCGTgatgaaaaaaaggaaagacgtacttatgttaatattttgagATACAAAAGGTGTCTGCTTTTGAGAATTTAATACAAGATTCAAGATTGCAGGAACTTACTCTTAGCGCTGTCCAATTACTGAATATACGTTGCGTGACTGTTAGAAAAAACGGCTTAGCTTGCTCCATTTTAGGTTATACATTTAGGTTACGTTATACCATGCGCAAACATGACTTTACTCCACTTTACTCCTTCGAATATCCGAAATAAACTGATTGTCAAATGTCAGATTGTGTTGTGAGTGCTGCCATCATGGACGTGGACcgagcatatttttttcacgccACGGGACGTGAAAATAGATCTGACAAATACGGGCATGTTCGCTCTCTCAAGTATTCTCACTGTTTTCAAGTTAGGCTTCTCTCTCGGCGGCATTAATTGGCGGCAATCGAGATTGTTTACctatcatttaaatttgtttggaTAACGGTGGTTGAGGATTTGCAAAgcaaaattttccaattttattaGTGAACCTTTAACAGTTCTCGCTGCATCTCGTTTAGTGCTCGTGTTGCGTTCTATTGTATCACAAATCACAAACATGGCAGTGCAACCTAACCAACAGTTCAGCATGGGTACATTTAAggcattttatttaactacATTCTTACAAGACACTTACGTtgtcttaatataattatttatttcagatccTCCTACGCAGCAGAGTTttgttagattttttaaaagtctCCCAGAGGTGAGTAAGCAAATTATTGTTTACACTACACCGCACACAAATACAATTGTTAAAAttcttagttttttaaataattatttatgcattaaTTATTCCTCTAATGTTAACGATTATTCTTACACGAcaacgatatatttttatgttttttttaaatacatttttaataattttttgttttgtataaaaGTACTATAGTTggcattgtatttttttttatattgttgataaattacaTCGAACATATATTTGAAGGGAAATTACAGCGATTGTAATAACtctaaagtaaaattatttatattattatattattaatacaactGTCATATAAAGCATCATCTAGTAAATGACTAAGTATTACAGTgacaaagtaatttttttaaatttctacaaAAGAAATGCTTGCAAGTTTGGTTTACAATGTTTACATCAAAGAAATGTACATATTTGATACATAAATATAGATCTAAACGTCActctttcaaattaatttgataactTATAatagatgaaagaaataaaatagatagatagataagtTTATTGTCTTTCACCGCAGggtttacaataaaatagatattttacagtaaataaaggagagaaagataattatcagaatttatattaaatattttaagtatccTGAAATAGTCTTCTAAAAAGAGCTGATCTTCTggattacataaaatattctattaagaAATGTTTTCTTGACAGTTTTGTctgtattattaatgatatcttttattaagaataaaaattaagaagcaAAACCGAAGTAATCACATTCAGTTCCAGTAGACGAGTAGACTCTATTtttgtttgcatttttaagttattaatgAAATGATGATATTTTATGGAAACTCTAGATATTATGTAAATGaacatttataaagaaaacgtGTAAAAAAGTATAGTAAAACTTTTTCTGCGTTTATACACGAAAATAGACATGACACTTCtgttagaaaagaaaatacatttttatttacataaaatacgaaaattgTCCTAGTTTTACaacagtaatattttataatactaatattcagaatattaattaaaattatacccTCATATGATATACGTGTTTATGTGGTTCATTCCTGATTCGTCTTGATTTTATTGGTAACTGCAAATATACGTacattattcataaataaatgtaacaatttgATATGTCCCGACTCAGAaattgcgaaagaaattttgcCGTGCTTAAATAAGTAATTCTTAAATAAGTAGGATATGGCATCTAGCCGAAAATCTCCTTAGCTTTTTCCTTAGCCTTGTCGTACGTGCTGGTTATTTTATGACCAACTCTGCTCCAGAAGGATGCCTGGGTTGTCGTAGTGTCTATTGCCTGCGTTGTAATGTCCGCCACCTCGGTTGTAGTTACAATTTCTGGTATGTTGCGTACTGTGGACCATTCCCGAGGTATCACCGGTACCCTTCTCGGTATTTCTCTGATATCCCACGGATCCTCACCAGCCATGGGTGGCAAGGTAGCGCTGGGATTTGGCCTAATTCTGCTATAGAAATCATCGCTACGTGATGCATCATATGGCCCTCCGCCATACGCTTGCAAGATTCGTGACTCTATTTTATCTTCCGTTTGCCCTGTAGTCGGCGTCGATCGTTTCTCTTGTTCCGAAGTCAGTCGGGAATTTTCGTCGCGTTGCAATGGAATTACTCTTGATCCTGATGGAATTTCGTCAGAATCTTGATTAAATTGATTGTCGAAGCGGGGCGTTTCAACTTGTTGAAACGATCCCGACTGCTGATTATATCTGTCACGTTGCGATGATTGAGAAATGTACGAATTTTGATTATCTTCTAACGTATCCTTGTTCTGTTGGTTAAAGTCAAATGGTTTGGACTGTTGTTGTATATCTTCTGTTTGCTGCGACATCGGGTCGACATTCTGACGAGGATAAAAATTGTCATGTGAGCCTTCAACATTAGTCAAGTCACTTGGATGATAAGTATAATGCCATTGCAAGCCTACTGTAGCGTCATTTGATTTATGTACCCAATTTAAGCGATCCATATTTTCCTTTTGGTTGTCGAATACGCTGCTGCTTCCTTGAGTCGAATATAAAACTTTCGATGTATCATGATTGGATCCAGGATATGCGCGACTGCCAGATTCGATAATTCTTCCGTGGGAATCACCTATATCAGCCTCCGGGCTTACCTCGACCGGTTTAAAAAAGTCATCAACAATTGTATCTGTTTCATCTGTATGTGTTGGAATGGAATCATGTTTCTGATATCGCGGTCTTGGTCTTGGCTTTGGTGCTGGTTTTACAGGTGCTAATTGATCTTGATCAGTTTGTTGAGTAAAATCTTGATCAAAATTCGTTTTTTGTGACATTTGTTCTAATTGCCATTCGGATTGTTTGTCATTTCTGTTGTAGGATGGATATTGATGCGACTGTTGTGAAAGATTATCTATATCCCACTTATTTTGTTGAGAATAATGTCCCAAACGTTGATTATTATGTCCCGGCCAGCTAGGTTTTTGCTGTTCTCTTTGTTGCCCATACTCCAAGTGTTCTGCTGTTTGTTGCGAGAAATCATCGAATCCTCCGGTCTGTTGAGTTATGTCTTCATTCTGCTGAGTGAAGTCTTCCAAATGATGGTTGCCGACTTTTGGTTTACCGGGTCTGTGCGGTTGTTGTAGTTGTCCAAATTCTAAATGTCCCGTTGTTTGTTGcgtaaaatcattaaatctTCCCGTCTGTTGAGTGAAATCTTCACTTTGCTCATTGAATTCTTCCAGACGTTGACTTTTTGGCTTGGCAGATTTATCTATCGATTGCATTTGTTGACCAAATTCCAGTTTACCAACAGATTGTTGCGTAAAATCGTCTGATCCTACTGTCTGCTGTGCAAATTGTTCATTTTGCCGTGTCAAGTCTTCTAGATGCTGATTACCAACAACTTGCTGTCCAAATTCAAGTTGACCTTCTGTCTGCTGTGAAAACTGTTCGCTCTGTTGTGTTAAATCATCTAAATGTTTGTTATCAACAATATGCTGTCCAAATTCATGTTTACCTAGTTGAGTCTGTTGCGTTAACCTATCCGATCTTGCCGTTCGCTGTGCAAATTGCTCCAATTGTTGAGTGTCATCAGTTTGCTGGCCGTATTCAAGTTTACCACTCGTTTGTTGCGTGAAATCGTCGGATGTCTGTTGCGTTAAATCTTCTAAGTGCGGATTACCAACAATTTGCTGACCAAATTCAAGCTGACCCTCCATCTGCTGTGTTAAATCATCCAAATGATGATTATCAATGGTTTGGTGACCAAATTCAAGTTTGCCACTTGTTTGTTGCGTGAGATCATCAGGTCCTTGTGTCTGTTGTGTAAACTGTTCACTCTGTTGCGTTAAGTCCTCTGGTTGCGGATTATCGACAGTTTGTTGGCCAAATTCAAGCTGACCTTCCGTTTGCTGCGTTAAGTCCTCCGAGTGCGGATTACTGACAGTTTGCTGGCCAAATTCCAGCTGACCTTCCGTTTGCTGCGTTAAGTCCTTCGAGTGCGGATTACCGACAGTTTGCTGACCAAATTCAAGCTGACCCTCCGTCTGCTGCGTGAGCTGTTCGCTTTGCTGTGTTAAATCGTCCAAGTGATGATTATCAATGGTTTGCTGGCCGAGTTCAAGCTTACCACTCGTTTGTTGCGTGAAATCATCAGAATCTTGCGTCTGCTGTGTCAAGTCTTCCAACTGTTGTGAATTTTGATCAACCTCCTGATTTTGCTGCGTAAAATCTCCGTCAATTGCTCGGTGTTGCTGCACGTTACCGTGATGAGCCTCTCGTTTGTACTTTCTGTGGTATCTGGTTTCGTGTTGATATTGCTGATGAGTCTCCTcagtgcaatcggcaccgtgcgCTGCATGCCCCAAGTCCAGCGATCCGGTGACGAGTTGTCCCGAACTCGTTCTGTACGCGGAATCATAACTGCTGCCAGTATGTGCGCCAGTATGTGCGCTAGTATGTGCGCCAGTATATGCACCAGTATGTGCGCCAGTATGTGCGCGGGACTCGTATCCCTGGGCGTTATGATAACGTCCGCGGTGTTCATTATACGCGTCTCGATCGTAATGCGCTCTTTCCGTGTGACCGACATCGTGCGCGGAATGGTCCGCACTGGTTCGCTCGAGAGCTAGGCTGCCCCCGGTGTGACTGGAGGATCTCCATTGCTCCTCGTAGTGCCTAGTCTTGCCATGTCTGCTGGGATAAGTGACGTGACTTGAATGCGGGTTGTACACGCGCTGGGAGTTTTCGGTTAGCAGCTGATTCTGAAGCACGCTGGACTGATGCGCGCCCAAGACCTCTGCACGATGGGTTTCGTCCAGATGATGTCCACTCGAGTGCGCACTATGGTAGTTGGTGTGGTAACCGCTTGTAGGAACCTGCACGTAACCGGGAGACAAGTGACTCGATTGAGGCACAGGATGTACTCGGGCCACGTGGGTCTCGTGGCTTTGATAAGTTCGATGGCTTCCCGTGCCATACGTATCTGCAGCCGCGGTAGGATATGTGTGCGGCAGCTGCCTCGTATCGGTGAGTGTTTCTCTCTGCTGATCAGTGTAATGATGCACACTTCCGGTGGACGGGATGCCCTGGTAGCCCGCATGTTGTCTGTAACCATCGCTCTCGGCGGTTTGCAGATCATGGAAACCGACTGCTTCTTGAGTCAAGTCCACCGTCGAACCTACGTGCGTGGTGGCGGCGGTGTGTCCGGTGCTAGAGGCCTGATGAAAATCCCTTCTTAAGCTGTCAAGGTTGGTCTGCAAGTTTCTTTGCAATTCGCTGTGTAATTCGTTCAAGGTCGCTGAGCCAATGTTGCTTTGAGGAACGCCGGAGCTGTAGTTGGAGGTGTAGTTTTTCTTGTAATAGCGAACTTTCTTAGGCCCGGTTACGTATTGACCTTCCTCCTCGAAGACCTGTCCGCGACCTCCGTCGGTTCTGTACGAGTCTACTTTGCTCCAATTACTGGGAGCTGTTTGAACATGGTGCTGTGTGTCGACCGTTTGAGTATTAATGACGGGAACGTGTTGATTCACCTGCGAATATCCGCCGTATTCCCCAAAATCTTCTAGCCTCTGACTCTGGCTATCGGTTCTCGTTGTCGATCCTCTCAGTGATTGTGTCTGTTGGCTGTGCACTCTGTTGTATCCGGTCTCCTTCGTGACTGTCTGTCCTAGGCCGTATGCGCTTTGGGAATCGATATCCTGGCTTGGCACATGCATCGAGTCATACCTGTGTTGACTGCCTACTTCGCCTAATTCCGCTGCGTCCACTCCGTTCACATTGCCGTAGGATGAGGTAAAATTCTTCTTGTAATATCTCACCCTTTTCGACCCTCCGACATATTGTCCTCGTTCTTCGTGAACCTTACCATGCCCGCTGTCTGTGCTATACTGATTATGTTCAGTCCAGTTTCCTGGTTTAGCGTAATCGTAATCATTTAGGTTCGTTCTTGCTTGAACTAAATTTGCATGATCTTGATAACTGCCCAACGTTTGATGAATGCCTGTTTGGAGGAAGTTGCAGGCTTCTATGCAGCCACTTGGCGCTGATAATGTTTGTACAACTAATGCGGATAAAACGATTATTCCTCCTATCGCCATTATCCCTGATccctataaaataaaaataagtatttaagtgctttaaaaaaatatatatatttttttgtatctttCCTTAAAtcgaaaacatatatatacatttctagATATTTAAACGAGATGAGAATTGTGTctttttgacaatattttcaaacattttttctaattcaatattttttatatgttacataattaatattcataaatcaatttttagaaacacagataagtaatataaaattatttatctattaatcACAAATAGATAGAATTAGgctttt
This window harbors:
- the LOC139809212 gene encoding uncharacterized protein, translating into MAIGGIIVLSALVVQTLSAPSGCIEACNFLQTGIHQTLGSYQDHANLVQARTNLNDYDYAKPGNWTEHNQYSTDSGHGKVHEERGQYVGGSKRVRYYKKNFTSSYGNVNGVDAAELGEVGSQHRYDSMHVPSQDIDSQSAYGLGQTVTKETGYNRVHSQQTQSLRGSTTRTDSQSQRLEDFGEYGGYSQVNQHVPVINTQTVDTQHHVQTAPSNWSKVDSYRTDGGRGQVFEEEGQYVTGPKKVRYYKKNYTSNYSSGVPQSNIGSATLNELHSELQRNLQTNLDSLRRDFHQASSTGHTAATTHVGSTVDLTQEAVGFHDLQTAESDGYRQHAGYQGIPSTGSVHHYTDQQRETLTDTRQLPHTYPTAAADTYGTGSHRTYQSHETHVARVHPVPQSSHLSPGYVQVPTSGYHTNYHSAHSSGHHLDETHRAEVLGAHQSSVLQNQLLTENSQRVYNPHSSHVTYPSRHGKTRHYEEQWRSSSHTGGSLALERTSADHSAHDVGHTERAHYDRDAYNEHRGRYHNAQGYESRAHTGAHTGAYTGAHTSAHTGAHTGSSYDSAYRTSSGQLVTGSLDLGHAAHGADCTEETHQQYQHETRYHRKYKREAHHGNVQQHRAIDGDFTQQNQEVDQNSQQLEDLTQQTQDSDDFTQQTSGKLELGQQTIDNHHLDDLTQQSEQLTQQTEGQLEFGQQTVGNPHSKDLTQQTEGQLEFGQQTVSNPHSEDLTQQTEGQLEFGQQTVDNPQPEDLTQQSEQFTQQTQGPDDLTQQTSGKLEFGHQTIDNHHLDDLTQQMEGQLEFGQQIVGNPHLEDLTQQTSDDFTQQTSGKLEYGQQTDDTQQLEQFAQRTARSDRLTQQTQLGKHEFGQHIVDNKHLDDLTQQSEQFSQQTEGQLEFGQQVVGNQHLEDLTRQNEQFAQQTVGSDDFTQQSVGKLEFGQQMQSIDKSAKPKSQRLEEFNEQSEDFTQQTGRFNDFTQQTTGHLEFGQLQQPHRPGKPKVGNHHLEDFTQQNEDITQQTGGFDDFSQQTAEHLEYGQQREQQKPSWPGHNNQRLGHYSQQNKWDIDNLSQQSHQYPSYNRNDKQSEWQLEQMSQKTNFDQDFTQQTDQDQLAPVKPAPKPRPRPRYQKHDSIPTHTDETDTIVDDFFKPVEVSPEADIGDSHGRIIESGSRAYPGSNHDTSKVLYSTQGSSSVFDNQKENMDRLNWVHKSNDATVGLQWHYTYHPSDLTNVEGSHDNFYPRQNVDPMSQQTEDIQQQSKPFDFNQQNKDTLEDNQNSYISQSSQRDRYNQQSGSFQQVETPRFDNQFNQDSDEIPSGSRVIPLQRDENSRLTSEQEKRSTPTTGQTEDKIESRILQAYGGGPYDASRSDDFYSRIRPNPSATLPPMAGEDPWDIREIPRRVPVIPREWSTVRNIPEIVTTTEVADITTQAIDTTTTQASFWSRVGHKITSTYDKAKEKAKEIFG